AACGACGCTTACCAGCAAGCTTGTTGAACGATTTAATGGCAAAGCGATATACGAGGAGGTCGAGGAAAACCCGTTTCTGGCTGATTTCTATAAAGATCCCAAGAGATTTGCCTTCCAGACGCAAATATTTTTCTTGCTCAGTCGCTATCGGCAACAACAAGAGATCCCTCAACGAGAGCTTTTTCATCAATTACTTATTGCTGATTATTCTTTTTATAAAGATCGCATTTTTGCCCACTTAAATCTTGATGATCGGGAATTGGTTCTCTATGATAAGATTGCGACTTTATTGGAGCGGGATATTCCAAAACCAGACCTTTTAGTCTATTTAAAATCCACGCCTGATCGGCTGATACAAAATATAAAAAAACGTGGCCGAAGCTTTGAGCGCGATATTAGTTTTGAATATATCCAATCCTTGCATAAAGCATATAATGCGTTCTTTAACCATTACCATGAAACGCCACTATTGATTATTAACACGGCGAGCATGGATTTTGTCAATAATCCAGATGATTTTGAGAAGATCGTGTCTTTGATAACTACTGACAT
This region of candidate division KSB1 bacterium genomic DNA includes:
- a CDS encoding deoxynucleoside kinase — its product is MMEKLKADYIAIEGVIGVGKTTLTSKLVERFNGKAIYEEVEENPFLADFYKDPKRFAFQTQIFFLLSRYRQQQEIPQRELFHQLLIADYSFYKDRIFAHLNLDDRELVLYDKIATLLERDIPKPDLLVYLKSTPDRLIQNIKKRGRSFERDISFEYIQSLHKAYNAFFNHYHETPLLIINTASMDFVNNPDDFEKIVSLITTDIKGTFIYNS